From one Triticum aestivum cultivar Chinese Spring chromosome 4B, IWGSC CS RefSeq v2.1, whole genome shotgun sequence genomic stretch:
- the LOC780680 gene encoding homeobox-leucine zipper protein HOX21 isoform X1, producing the protein MASNGMASSPSAFFPPNFLLHMQQAPPQHDPQEHHQQHHHHHHEHHLPPPHPQHNPFLPSPQCPSLQDFRGGRHIHNFMPCLSPMLGKRPAMYGGGGDGGCGGDEVTGGGANEEETSDDGSQLGGEKKRRLNVEQVRTLEKNFEVANKLEPERKMQLARALGLQPRQVAIWFQNRRARWKTKQLEKDYDVLKRQFDAVKAENDALLSHNKKLQSEILGLKGCREAASELINLNKETEASCSNRSENSSEINLDISRTPPSDGPMDAPPSHQQGGGGGGMIPFYPSVARPAGVDIDHLLHASVPKMEHHHGGPDTPSFGNLLCGVDEPPPFWPWADHQQFN; encoded by the exons ATGGCCAGCAATGGCATGGCGTCCTCTCCCTCCGCCTTCTTCCCTCCGAATTTCCTCCTCCACATGCAGCAAGCACCACCGCAGCATGACCCCCAAGAACACcaccagcagcaccaccaccaccaccatgagcACCACCTCCCTCCTCCCCATCCCCAGCACAACCCCTTCCTCCCCTCCCCCCAATGCCCCTCCCTCCAGGACTTCCGTGGCGGTAGGCACATCCATAACTTCATGCCTT GTCTGTCGCCAATGCTGGGGAAGCGCCCGGCGATgtacgggggcggcggcgacgggggctgCGGCGGCGACGAGGTGACCGGCGGAGGCGCGAACGAGGAGGAGACGTCGGACGACGGGTCGCAGCTGGGCGGCGAGAAGAAGCGGCGGCTGAACGTGGAGCAGGTGCGGACGCTGGAGAAGAACTTCGAGGTGGCCAACAAGCTGGAGCCGGAGCGCAAGATGCAGCTGGCCCGCGCGCTGGGGCTGCAGCCGCGGCAGGTGGCCATCTGGTTCCAGAACCGCCGCGCCCGGTGGAAGACAAAGCAGctggagaaggactacgacgtgctCAAGCGCCAGTTCGACGCCGTCAAGGCCGAGAACGACGCCCTCCTCTCCCACAACAAGAAGCTCCAGTCCGAG ATACTGGGACTGAAGGGATGCAGGGAGGCGGCGTCGGAGCTGATCAACCTCAACAAGGAGACGGAGGCGTCCTGCAGCAACCGCAGCGAGAACAGCTCCGAGATCAACCTCGACATCTCGCGCACGCCGCCGTCCGACGGCCCCATGGACGCTCCGCCCTCGCACcagcagggcggcgggggcgggggcatgATCCCCTTCTACCCCTCCGTCGCGCGCCCCGCGGGCGTCGACATCGACCATCTCCTCCACGCCTCCGTCCCCAAGATGGAGCACCACCACGGCGGCCCCGACACGCCCAGCTTCGGCAACCTGCTGTGCGGCGTCGACGAGCCGCCGCCGTTCTGGCCGTGGGCGGATCACCAGCAGTTCAACTGA
- the LOC780680 gene encoding homeobox-leucine zipper protein HOX21 isoform X2, which produces MASNGMASSPSAFFPPNFLLHMQQAPPQHDPQEHHQQHHHHHHEHHLPPPHPQHNPFLPSPQCPSLQDFRGGLSPMLGKRPAMYGGGGDGGCGGDEVTGGGANEEETSDDGSQLGGEKKRRLNVEQVRTLEKNFEVANKLEPERKMQLARALGLQPRQVAIWFQNRRARWKTKQLEKDYDVLKRQFDAVKAENDALLSHNKKLQSEILGLKGCREAASELINLNKETEASCSNRSENSSEINLDISRTPPSDGPMDAPPSHQQGGGGGGMIPFYPSVARPAGVDIDHLLHASVPKMEHHHGGPDTPSFGNLLCGVDEPPPFWPWADHQQFN; this is translated from the exons ATGGCCAGCAATGGCATGGCGTCCTCTCCCTCCGCCTTCTTCCCTCCGAATTTCCTCCTCCACATGCAGCAAGCACCACCGCAGCATGACCCCCAAGAACACcaccagcagcaccaccaccaccaccatgagcACCACCTCCCTCCTCCCCATCCCCAGCACAACCCCTTCCTCCCCTCCCCCCAATGCCCCTCCCTCCAGGACTTCCGTGGCG GTCTGTCGCCAATGCTGGGGAAGCGCCCGGCGATgtacgggggcggcggcgacgggggctgCGGCGGCGACGAGGTGACCGGCGGAGGCGCGAACGAGGAGGAGACGTCGGACGACGGGTCGCAGCTGGGCGGCGAGAAGAAGCGGCGGCTGAACGTGGAGCAGGTGCGGACGCTGGAGAAGAACTTCGAGGTGGCCAACAAGCTGGAGCCGGAGCGCAAGATGCAGCTGGCCCGCGCGCTGGGGCTGCAGCCGCGGCAGGTGGCCATCTGGTTCCAGAACCGCCGCGCCCGGTGGAAGACAAAGCAGctggagaaggactacgacgtgctCAAGCGCCAGTTCGACGCCGTCAAGGCCGAGAACGACGCCCTCCTCTCCCACAACAAGAAGCTCCAGTCCGAG ATACTGGGACTGAAGGGATGCAGGGAGGCGGCGTCGGAGCTGATCAACCTCAACAAGGAGACGGAGGCGTCCTGCAGCAACCGCAGCGAGAACAGCTCCGAGATCAACCTCGACATCTCGCGCACGCCGCCGTCCGACGGCCCCATGGACGCTCCGCCCTCGCACcagcagggcggcgggggcgggggcatgATCCCCTTCTACCCCTCCGTCGCGCGCCCCGCGGGCGTCGACATCGACCATCTCCTCCACGCCTCCGTCCCCAAGATGGAGCACCACCACGGCGGCCCCGACACGCCCAGCTTCGGCAACCTGCTGTGCGGCGTCGACGAGCCGCCGCCGTTCTGGCCGTGGGCGGATCACCAGCAGTTCAACTGA